The Micromonas commoda chromosome 1, complete sequence region CCCGCGGGAGCAAACCGATGATCGcaagggcgcgcgcggcggctatGAACCGCCTTGTAGGGGCTTCTGGTCGATGGGATCAATATGCGTGCATGTCTTGCcgggtgtcggcggcggatacCGGCGACAACCGGCGTGACTCGAGCCCGCCCGAATCGCAGTTTTTCTTGCGTTCCCACCCCGCGCCACCTGTCACCAGTAAGCGCGCGAACATGGGCGACACTCACGCAGAAGCAGCCGCGGGCCCCGAGCCAATGACCAACCGATGGTTCTACGCGTCATGCCCATGGAGAGCGTTGCGCGAGCGCACTCTGCTCAGCTGTATTGAACCCGGGCTTCTTCATTCTTTTGTCGTTTTTGTCTATTACGTGAACTCTCCCGCTGTCAAAGCCAACTTTCCTTTGCAGGACGAATACACGCTCACGCTTTGCGATAGGTTCACCGTGAATCTCGCAAGGATCTCTCCAACGAATCATAATGTCATACAGCTGAAAAGATCTCTCCGACTTTCGAAGTTCGTCATAACCCTGGAGTGATGCTCCCATATGTCAATACTGTGAACTTGCCCGGCTATGTTGGGTGCGTGTGTGTGCTCATCCAGTCTAACAATTTGCTGGCAACGGCCTTCGGAAAGTATTCAAGGAATGCCCTAGCCTGAAAGTGTTCCTCTGACCGGAGGCAGAGCTCTCAAGACACCACTCATATGGTCAAAAAGCACGTAGATCTTGACCAGTCTTGTCCACGGCTGAAAGGTGAATCTCGGCATTCTTGTCAAGTGGGCAGCGTGTTATGCCAACATAAAGTGTGATTGAAGCGCACGATTTCTTTTCAAAACAAATAAGAACAACCTAGTTCGCGTGAAACAGTACTCTGTTAAGGACTTGAATCATGGCTTCAACCGCTGGGTTTTGCAGCTTGGAACATCTACACCTTTTGGACATGTTGTCAGGTATGGCATGCCGAACTTGCGATGGCGCCAAACGTGGACGAACTACGCATCCTCTTCGTCATCTTTCTTGGCTGGTTTGGGATTATCCTCATCTTCGTCTGGATCTGTTCCGGGTTCACCTGGGCTTTTCTTTctttcctcctcctcctcctcttcatCGGGCATTTCTGGATCAGCGGGCATTGGATTTGGCATCGGTTGCTTCGGCTCTTTCAGATCGGGAAAGATATCGGGTCGACGACTTGGAACGGCCCTTACGTACTCCTGTGAACGCACGAAAACAAAAGTAAGAGCTGAACACACTTCACCAGTTGGAGCACTTTGAAAAGGTGCCTTGGCAGCGAACCTCCGGAAAGTCTAGCGCGGACCCTTCTTCTTCAGTATCAGGTTGCGGGCCTAAGACGATGGAGGCACCATCAGATGACTTTTTGACGTGCCGGCGACAAAGGACAAGCTGAACTTCCATAGCCGCAAAGTGGCTGGAGCTACAAGACGCGCCGCTTTCGCATCGTAACTTGATGGCGGCGGGTTGGG contains the following coding sequences:
- a CDS encoding hypothetical protein (Green algae conserved protein of unknown function Gac1; expressed; conserved uncharacterized protein cupA43), which gives rise to MSYTTGHYMKAVPFRPKRNACLKPDGGHISATQPAAIKLRCESGASCSSSHFAAMEVQLVLCRRHVKKSSDGASIVLGPQPDTEEEGSALDFPEEYVRAVPSRRPDIFPDLKEPKQPMPNPMPADPEMPDEEEEEEERKKSPGEPGTDPDEDEDNPKPAKKDDEEDA
- a CDS encoding predicted protein; the protein is MNRLVGASGRWDQYACMSCRVSAADTGDNRRDSSPPESQFFLRSHPAPPVTSKRANMGDTHAEAAAGPEPMTNRWFYASCPWRALRERTLLSCIEPGLLHSFVVFVYYVNSPAVKANFPLQDEYTLTLCDRFTVNLARISPTNHNVIQLKRSLRLSKFVITLE